The Alteripontixanthobacter sp. genome has a window encoding:
- a CDS encoding enoyl-CoA hydratase/isomerase family protein, whose protein sequence is MTDQIHIHTHGRVGHISLNRPKALHALTLEMCHAMSAALSEWADNDSIEAVILDHAEGRGFCAGGDIAFLRNSALNDGGVSGRKFFHDEYQLNHQMFTYEKPIVCFMDGITMGGGVGIALPSKYRVATENTRLAMPETGIGLFPDVGGGWHLSRLGGRLGQFLALTGARLDGAECLWAGLATHYVPSEMLADAKARIIEKPGRIAGVLSEMVGSPPKARIEANADKIAKHFASDRYEDILASLEAEDSDWSHKERDTLGTKSPQTCKVALRQLAESKNLTDFADNMRMEYRIASRVITRPDFAEGVRAVITDKTNDPKWDPPVPEEVSEELIDAIFAPLPEDEEWVPLG, encoded by the coding sequence ATGACAGACCAGATTCACATCCACACGCATGGCCGCGTGGGCCATATCTCGCTGAACCGGCCCAAGGCGCTGCACGCGCTGACGCTGGAAATGTGCCACGCGATGAGCGCCGCGCTGAGCGAATGGGCCGATAACGATTCGATCGAAGCGGTGATCCTCGACCACGCGGAAGGGCGCGGGTTCTGTGCGGGGGGTGATATCGCTTTCCTGCGCAATTCCGCGCTGAACGATGGCGGCGTGTCGGGGCGCAAGTTTTTCCATGACGAGTATCAGCTCAACCACCAGATGTTCACTTACGAGAAGCCGATCGTGTGCTTCATGGATGGCATCACTATGGGCGGCGGCGTGGGCATTGCCCTGCCATCCAAATACCGTGTCGCGACCGAGAACACGCGCCTCGCCATGCCGGAAACGGGTATTGGCCTGTTTCCCGATGTCGGCGGCGGCTGGCACCTCTCGCGGCTTGGCGGGCGGCTGGGCCAATTTCTCGCGCTGACGGGCGCGCGGCTGGACGGGGCTGAGTGCCTGTGGGCCGGCCTCGCGACGCATTATGTGCCGAGCGAAATGCTCGCCGATGCCAAGGCGCGGATTATCGAAAAGCCGGGCCGGATCGCGGGCGTGCTGTCCGAAATGGTGGGTTCGCCGCCCAAGGCGCGGATCGAGGCCAATGCGGACAAGATCGCCAAGCATTTCGCTTCCGACCGCTACGAGGATATCCTCGCCAGCCTCGAGGCGGAGGATAGCGACTGGTCGCATAAGGAGCGCGACACGCTCGGCACCAAGAGCCCGCAGACCTGCAAGGTCGCGCTACGCCAATTGGCGGAGAGCAAAAACCTCACCGACTTCGCCGATAATATGCGAATGGAATATCGCATCGCCAGCCGCGTGATCACCCGCCCCGATTTCGCCGAGGGTGTGCGTGCGGTGATTACCGACAAGACGAATGATCCGAAATGGGATCCCCCGGTACCGGAAGAAGTGAGCGAGGAATTGATCGACGCGATTTTTGCCCCGCTGCCAGAGGACGAGGAGTGGGTGCCGCTCGGTTGA